The genomic region CGGTTCACCGCAACAACGGCTACACTTTTGCCAAATTTGCGTTCATAGATATACACATCATTATTGATCCAGCGCTGCTGCGTGGAGCCATAGGCAATTGCCGGATTGGATTTGCGCAGAGGGGCCAGCTTACTGATCACGTTAAAAGCAGTCGTTGTTTTGGAGAAAGAAGGCATTTTGGCCCGATTATCAGGGTCTCCGTTTCCAGTCAGATATTGCTCGGTACCATAATAGATGGCAGGTACGCCGCGTGAAGTCAGCGTGAAGGCAAGCGCCTGTTCCAGACGACGATTGTTCACGGCACTTGTTTTGAACCGATCCATATCATGATTGTCGATGAATGTAACTTGATCATTCACCTGATTGTAATCTGCTGCTGTACCTGTGATCATCGAATCGAGGGCATACATGTTGGATGTGTTATCCCGGAAGACGTTACGTACGGCAGAGTTAAAGCGGAAATCAAGCAGGCTCATCCCGGATTCATTGGCAAATTCCGTGTTATCCGCATCGGAAGCAGCAGATCCTAAGAACCATTCACCGAAGGTGAATACAGGTTTATGTGCATAGATGGAGGACATCCAACTCTTTTGCCAGCCGAGAGGCATATGTTTCACCGCATCAACGCGAATGCCATCCACGCCCATGTCGAGCCATAGCTTGATCGCGTCTTTGAAATATTGATCAATGGTGCTGTTATTGTGGTTCAGGTCAGCCAGGTCATAGAGGTTTTTGTAGATACCATTCTCCAGGGAGGAAAAATCGGAGCCGCCGTTGTGATGGAAATATCCATTTGTATCATTTGTGTATCCGCCAACAAGATTACCATTATCGTATAACTTGCCATTCTCAGCAAAGGAGGTATCGGTCTCCATGGCAGGAGACGTGTGGTTCGGTGCAAAGTCAATGACGATCTTGATGCCTTTGGCATGAGCGGTTGTAATCAGATTTTGAAAGTCAGCCATCGTTCCGAAATACGGATTGGTCTTCTTAAAATCACGTGCCCAGTAACCATGATAAGCTGTGTTGATCACGCCGCCGTAATTGATGGTGGCAAAGATATTTTCTACAGGCTGGGAGATCCAAAGTGCCGTAACGCCGAGATCGCTAAAATAGTTATCGTTGATTTTGTTGATCAAACCCTGCCAGTCGCCGCCACAATACAGCTTCAGGTTGCTACAAGTGGCATCGTAGGCAGCGCCGGTGGGATTGTTGGAAGGATTGCCGTCCAGGAAGCGGTCCGTAAAGATCTGATAGATGACGTCTGTACTAAAGTTCTGCTTGTTGGTAACTGCGGTATCCGCATCGGCATAGATCGCGGAAGCAGGCAGATAGGGAAGTGCGCCCCCTGCAAGTAAACTGAGTGTCAGTGTTGTGCTGAGGAGTACGCGTTTGGCCATTTGAAACATAGTAATCCACCCTTCTCGTGAATGTAGTAGTTTAAGATAAACAACCAACCTGGCTCTTGAATAATAGCGCTTTCAATACAGCGGAGTGTTACGCAGTGGATTGAAGACTTCCCTCCTTTTGACACGCCAACAACCCCGGCATCTCCTTCGGGAGTTACCGGGGTTGTCCTAAACCGCTCTGGTTTAAAAGCATGGCCCTCGAGTTATGATCACAACGTTATCGTAAGAAATATTGGATCTTATGTCAATAACTTTTTTGGGAGCATTTATTTTCTATTTTTATGTTTACAAAAGCACGTCCGGGGATTTAAACTATTCGCAGATTCACAATATAAGGGCTATGTATCCCGGGACACTTACGCGTGTTCTGGGACAACCCCGTCTCTTCTGAGGCGGGGTTATTTGTTTGTATTATGCAGTCGAATCGGGAGAAGAAAGGCGGTTGATGATCAGTTGAGTAGCCATTCTGTTATCGAATGTTTGGAAGGTGTTCATGCGTCGCGGCTCGGCAATATCCGCAATATCCATGTGTATCTTCCACCCGGTTACCATGAGCAAGCAGATCGGCATTATCCTGTGCTGTACGTTCATGCAGGACAACGGGCTTTTGGTCCATCTGGGCCAGGCAATGAAACATGGCATATGGATCAGGCTGCGGACGGACTAATTGCCTCCGGGCAGATCGAATCCCTGATTATTGTCGGTATTGCACATGTCCGTCCAGTAACGCACAACGAATTCTACCACTTCATTGCTCCGAAGAGAGAGGCCGTGAGTGTGGGGTGCTCAGGCATCGACTATGAGCATTTCATCATTCATGAACTCAAGCCGCTCATTGATCATCGTTACCGTACACTGCCGGACAAGTCGAATACCGGGTTGTTGGGTTCATCTGCCGCGGCACTTTGTACATTGCACATGGGGATGAGAAATCCGGATGTTTTCGGAAAACTGATCATGATGTCGCCATTCTATGTGGATGTGCAGCTGGACGACACATCGGAAAGTGGACTGTTGGAAGAAAACATGTATCGCTTGCCAGAAGAGGTACCCGACGTTCGAATGTGGATGGATATTGGAGATACGGAAGGTCTGTTTCTGCCTTCCCAGGTCAGAAGGGTAGCTCATCAATTACTTGAACGCGGAGTAGGATCGGGTGAGGAATTGGCATTTCTGGAACAGCCGGGTACCTGTCATCAGGAAGGTGACTGGGGAGCACGCGTGCACCTCCCGTTACTGTACATGTTCGGCCACGTGGGTAAGCCCTCCTCGCTCGAACTGCTTGGAAGGGATGTCATCGGACTACAGGGGGGGATGACCGTGTTCATCAATGCAAGAGTGCACTACGAGAGCGGATTGGTTCAGAGTCTGCTGCATGGGAATTATACTTCGAGTGACCCGAATGTACTTCAGGTTCATGCGAGTGGAGAGTTGGTGCCTGTCGGTATTGGAAGTGCATCGATCACGCTGACGATGGGGGAACTGTCTACTACACGCATCTATACGGTTGTTCCTGAATTGTCCACTCATGTGGAGGTCTGCATTCATGCAGAGGTAACCTCAGAGGAAGAGACGGAGGAAACGATATATGGTGGGATGGGCATGAAGCTTGTCCGTTCCGGTAAAGGTCGATATGAAGGTTGTTACCGAGTCCCGCGTGATAGTGGGTTCTCCTTCCGATTTACTCGCGGTTTCCGTCGTTTCGAGACCGATGTGGATGGCAAACCTATTGCCAATCGGGTATTTCGAGCGACAGATGATATGTCTGTGCATTACCTAATCCAATCCTGGGGTAGTACGTCAGCCAAAACGGGAACAGGAGGCCTAAAATGATCATTCCTTCATTTGCTCCAGTGTTGGACATTCCCTATTATTATCCCTGCAATTTCCCTCTGATCCATGAAGTGCTCCATCGACAAGGATCTATCACAAGTCTTGCACTGCTGGCGGCAAGTCGGTTGTATAGCCTTCCTTCGTGCGGGGATAACGGACTGGTGAAGCCTTATTTTCACAAACTAGATTATATAGAGCCGATCTGGGAGATGTATGGTCAGCGGCAGCTGGACAGCTTCGAGGAAGGCAAGGCGGAGATCAGGCAGCATATCGGCGAAGGTGGGCTTTTTCTGGCTACAGGAACCAGTTATCATCTGCCTTACTGTGAGGATTATCAGAATCCTGAGTACATCCGCAAACACGTGAAACAAGGCTCCCGACTGCATCTGGTAGACCATTGGATTGCCGTGTATGGTTTGGAAGAGGAGCATGTTCACGTCTATGATCCCGTGCCCTCCAAGTATAAGGGGAAGGTTGCCCAAAGAGCCTTTCATGATTTCTGGAAAGGGAACCAAAGCATACCCGAGCTTGCTCAGGCGAAGCGCAAAGAAGAACTCCGAACGTTTGGCACCATGGACATCCGGGCGACTGTGAAGCTTGACTCTGCGGGTTATCGAGATATGTTGACCCAGGCGTTAACAACGCAAATTGATGAGTTTCTAACAGGCCGGACGATTATACAAGGAGAGCGGAATTATTATTTTGGACATGCGGTGTCTTTGCAACTCCTAGATGCGTTGCATGCGGCGAATGAAGGTGATCAGGCCAATGAAATGTTAATATCCGGTCTGCTGTTTGATATGCGATGGAGCCGGTATTTTCTTCGAGATCTTCTTCAGGAGTCTGCGTTATGGCTGGGTTCTCCACTTGATCAATATGCAAGAGAATTCAGTAATATCATTGCACGGTGGGAGAAGGCATACAATATGCTGCAGGTCAGCCGGATGAAGCACCGTGAGCAGTGGAAAGTACAGCTAACAGGTGTCATTAAGATGTTGGTCACGGATGAATGGCAATGGTATGAGTCACTTCGACAGTCCATACCTCAGGCAGATTGCTTTCAACGTCAGACCATGCCGATGATTGGAGAAGAACACAGGGAGGCCTTGCTCCGTATCGTATTGGATAGTTGCCGAGAGCTAAACGCTTACCACAATACATCGATTCCACTTGGTGAGGGTGGTAACGCTCCACTGTACGGACGAAGTGGCCAACTGGATTCGCTGGAACTGGTGTCATTGCTTGCAGTGGTAGAGCAGGGAATCGAAGATCGATGGGGAACAGGAATGAGCGCCGCTCTGGCGGAGATGGCTGCTGCTTCTTTGCCGGAAAGTCCTTATCAGACTGTAGGTTCACTTGTTGATTATCTCGCACAGCAATGGGCGCCTGCCCGTGAGGAGGATGCACAGTGGTAATCCAATTCTTGCTTGAACGATTCGCGGAACAGGGACAGCAACCTGCACTGATCTGGAAGGATCAGGAGTACAGCTATCGGTGGCTGCTGGAACAGGTTGGCATCATGGGTGAGTGGATTACAGCAGAAGGGCTGACGGGGCAACTTGTAACGCTGGAGGAAGACTACTCCCCCTATGCCGCGGCAGCATTGGTTGCTTTGCTCGGACAAGGGTGCATCGTGCTTCCCATGGATAGGTACCTGGTTGAAGCCAAACGAGAGGAATATATCCAACTGGCACAGGTGAAATGGCGTTTGGGCATTGAAGAAGGCAAGTTGTGTATTCGGCATACGTGTGAATCCTCTGGAGAGGTTCCCGTGTTGTTATCCTCGCTGGCACAGGAGGGCGTAGGGGGCCTGGTCCTCTTTTCATCCGGATCAACCGGAGTCAGTAAAGCGACTGTGCATCGTGCAGATCGGCTGTTACATCGTTTTCGGCGGCAGGTTCGGCCCTTGCGAACGATTCCATTCATGATGTTCGATCATATCGGCGGTGTAAATACGATGCTGCAATCCCTGTCCAGTGGGGGTTGTCTATGTATCATTGCAGATCGATCTCCTGAAGAAGTGTGCCGGACGATTGAGAAATTCCATGTTCAGGCCCTGCCAGCCTCACCGACGTTCATGAATCTGTTGATGTTGGGCAGAAATGATGAGGGATATGATCTATCCAGTCTCGAAGTGGTGTCGTATGGATCGGAAGTGATGCCTGAATCCGTACTGGCAGCCTGGAACCGGAGATTTCCACAGATCAGGACGATACAAGCCTATGGCATGTCTGAACTTGGTATTCTGCCAACCCGCTCCAAAGAGCCAGGTTCTCTGCTGTTCTCCATTCAAGATGAAGAGGTCAAGTATCGGGTGGTGGAAGGAGA from Paenibacillus sp. FSL R5-0341 harbors:
- a CDS encoding alpha/beta hydrolase-fold protein is translated as MSSHSVIECLEGVHASRLGNIRNIHVYLPPGYHEQADRHYPVLYVHAGQRAFGPSGPGNETWHMDQAADGLIASGQIESLIIVGIAHVRPVTHNEFYHFIAPKREAVSVGCSGIDYEHFIIHELKPLIDHRYRTLPDKSNTGLLGSSAAALCTLHMGMRNPDVFGKLIMMSPFYVDVQLDDTSESGLLEENMYRLPEEVPDVRMWMDIGDTEGLFLPSQVRRVAHQLLERGVGSGEELAFLEQPGTCHQEGDWGARVHLPLLYMFGHVGKPSSLELLGRDVIGLQGGMTVFINARVHYESGLVQSLLHGNYTSSDPNVLQVHASGELVPVGIGSASITLTMGELSTTRIYTVVPELSTHVEVCIHAEVTSEEETEETIYGGMGMKLVRSGKGRYEGCYRVPRDSGFSFRFTRGFRRFETDVDGKPIANRVFRATDDMSVHYLIQSWGSTSAKTGTGGLK
- a CDS encoding alpha-amylase family glycosyl hydrolase — translated: MFQMAKRVLLSTTLTLSLLAGGALPYLPASAIYADADTAVTNKQNFSTDVIYQIFTDRFLDGNPSNNPTGAAYDATCSNLKLYCGGDWQGLINKINDNYFSDLGVTALWISQPVENIFATINYGGVINTAYHGYWARDFKKTNPYFGTMADFQNLITTAHAKGIKIVIDFAPNHTSPAMETDTSFAENGKLYDNGNLVGGYTNDTNGYFHHNGGSDFSSLENGIYKNLYDLADLNHNNSTIDQYFKDAIKLWLDMGVDGIRVDAVKHMPLGWQKSWMSSIYAHKPVFTFGEWFLGSAASDADNTEFANESGMSLLDFRFNSAVRNVFRDNTSNMYALDSMITGTAADYNQVNDQVTFIDNHDMDRFKTSAVNNRRLEQALAFTLTSRGVPAIYYGTEQYLTGNGDPDNRAKMPSFSKTTTAFNVISKLAPLRKSNPAIAYGSTQQRWINNDVYIYERKFGKSVAVVAVNRNLSTPASIANLSTSLPTGNYTDVLGGALNGNNITSTNGTVSSFTLAAGATAVWQYTTSETTPTIGHVGPVMGKPGNVVTISGRGFGSTKGTVYFGTTAVTGAAITSWEDTQIKVTIPAVVAGNYAVKVAANGVNSNAYNNFTILTGDQVTVRFVINNASTTLGQNIYLTGNVAELGNWSTGTTAIGPAFNQVIHAYPTWYYDVSVPAGKQLEFKFFKKNGATITWEGGSNHTFTTPTSGTATVNVNWQ
- a CDS encoding fatty acid--CoA ligase family protein, which encodes MVIQFLLERFAEQGQQPALIWKDQEYSYRWLLEQVGIMGEWITAEGLTGQLVTLEEDYSPYAAAALVALLGQGCIVLPMDRYLVEAKREEYIQLAQVKWRLGIEEGKLCIRHTCESSGEVPVLLSSLAQEGVGGLVLFSSGSTGVSKATVHRADRLLHRFRRQVRPLRTIPFMMFDHIGGVNTMLQSLSSGGCLCIIADRSPEEVCRTIEKFHVQALPASPTFMNLLMLGRNDEGYDLSSLEVVSYGSEVMPESVLAAWNRRFPQIRTIQAYGMSELGILPTRSKEPGSLLFSIQDEEVKYRVVEGELQIYTETAMIGYLNAPSPFTEDGWLRTGDEAVLEQGYIRILGRRSEIINVGGRKVYPAEVEGVLEQMECIEAAVVSGDQSGITGQRVKVTVRLATECTLTDLRRSIWEYCRDKLPSYKIPQKIVITQELLVSSRMKKIRKPMTSLPLASVGEEVAATNEYQAGIRER